TGCTGTAGGGTTCAATCCGCATCATCATGGAAGGGCAAGTTTTGCCTCCTCGCTGTTTTAGGTGGGTAAAGCGAAGGACAACTTGCCTAGCAACAGGTAAATCATAGAGATATAGTTCTCGACGTTGCGATAACCCTTCGCTCTTCGTTTCATGGCTTGGATGAGACTGTTCATACTTTCAATCAGGGCATTATTCACTCTGCTATCAAACCAAGACAGTATGCCAGTTTGGTGGCGGCGAATGGTTTTAGCGGCGTCAATCATTGGTTTGAGCCGCGAATGCGTGGCCCAGAAGTACCACTTGTCCAGAAACGGCTTGGCAAGGGACTTTGGCTGTATCCAAAGCTCTTTGAATGTCAGCATCATCTGGTATGCCTTTGCCGTCTTGAGATTTAAGTGCCGAAGCTCCTGTAATCGCTCTTTTTGCTTGCTTGTCAAATTGTGCTCATTCTTCAGCCAAATGTACCTGGATTGTTTGAGCATGGGCTGTGTGCGTTGTTCTTCACGGCGTACTTTGTCCACCGCTTCACCGATTACTTTCGTAACATGGAACTTGTCAAATGTGAGTGAAGCGTCAGGAAAGTATTTGTGAACACCAGCAATAAATGCTGGAGACATGTCGGAGCAGACAGTTTCGATTTCATCTGGGTCGCCGCCATGTCGCGTGAAATCATCGACGAATCGCGTAAGGGTACTCATGTCTTTGCCATGCGTGACGAAGATTACCCGTCTTTGCTCTGTATCTGCAACAACGGTCACGTAGTGATGACCGCGAGCTGTAGAGGTTTCGTCAACCGCAATGTGGTGAACATCTGAGAAGTCTTGTGATTCGCGAGCCTGATTCACATAGTGGCGAACGATACGCCAGATACGGGTATCATGTTCCCCGACTAGACGTGCAACTGCCAGAACGGGCATCTCGCGAACCAGTTGAAGGATGAATGCCTCGAAGCCGTATGAGAAATGCCCGCGTTTGCGTGCCCAGGGCACTTCGATGGTCCGTACACCCCCCTTGTCCTTCGAGCAATCATGGCACCAGATTCGAGGCACTTTGGCGTGAATGTATGTGTCGTGCTCAAAGTGATTGAGGTGCCTCCATGAGCGAGTGTCGCGGTCGTAGATGTCCGTGTTCTGACTGCCGCAATTTGGGCATGGGAACTTCTCGGGTTCGACAGTTACAACCCACTTATAAGCATTTGTGGATAACCGGAATCCCGTAGTGGCGCGGAATTTCGGTTCTTTTGTGTAGGCATTTTCTCAAAATTTTGTAGGCATGCGAATTTCTGTGGATAACTCGTAGTTTTATCCACAATTATTGACTTTATCAAACGTTTTGTTTTAAAATGTAGACATGTATATACGGCGGATATCACGAAAAAACAAAAACGGCTCTGTCACGTCCTACGTGCAGCTTGCCCATAATGAACGCAATCCCAAGACCGGCAATCCCCAAGCGAAAGTCCTCTACCACTTCGGGCGTGAAGATGAAGTGGACATGGATGGTCTAAAGAGACTTGCCGCGAGCATATCGCGGTTCCTTGGGGATTCACCAGTTGATACGGAGCCCAAGGACAGCGTGCAGCTCAGTCTGCTCGATAGCAAGACGTTTGGTACCGCTTCTATCGTCGACTCGCTGTGGCAGGAGCTTGGCGTGGGTCAAGCTATATCCAAGCGACTGGTACAGCGTAAGTATGAAGCCCCGATTGAGCGTGCCATCTTTGCCATGGTCGCCAATCGAGCCTTGGACCCTTCGAGCAAGCTTGGCATGGAGGACTGGGTGAAGCGAGATGTCGCACTGCCAGGTGTTGAGAACTTTGAAGTCCATCAAGGATACCGTGCAATGGATTTCCTGATTGAATCAGATGTAGACATCCAGCGAGAAGTGTTCGAAACGGTCGCAGACCTATTAAACCTCGAGGTCGACTTACTGTTCTTTGACACGACGTCGAGTTATTTTGAAATGGATGACGAGCCGGAAGAAGACAGTCTGAAACAACCCGGTTACTCCAAGGACCACCGGCCTGATTTACCACAGGTCGTGATTGGCTTTGCAGTAACCCGAGATGGTATCCCTGTGCGGTGTTGGGTATGGCCTGGGAACACGTCAGACATGACCGTCATTCCAAGTGAAGAAGGATCTCATTGGATGGCGTCTCGGACGCGTCGTTACGGTCGTCGACCGTGGGTTCAGCTCGGAGGACAATTTACGTGAGCTTCAGAAAACCGGCGGGCATTACATTGCTGGAGAGAAGATGACCGCTGGCAAGCAGAAGGTCGAAGATGCCCTGTCTCGTCCTGGGCGATTCAAGACCGTACGAGATAACCTCGAGATAAAGGAAATCGTCGTGGGAGACGGTGAGGCGCGGGTTCGATACGTGCTCGTTCGAAACCCAGATGAAGCACGCAGAGACGAGTTTCGGCGCGAGGCACATCTCAAGGCCCTAGAAGCCGAGCTCGCGCGACTGAAGGAGTTGGACAGCGATGCGCACACCAAGGCACATTGTCGTTTACAGAGTCACCCGACCTTCAAGCGTTACTTGAAGTCGGACAAACGTGGCAATCTCGCGATTGACCAACAGGCGGTTAAGGCGATGGAACGACTGGATGGAAAGTACCTGATTCGGACCTCAGACGACACGCTGTCCGCGGAGGATGTGGCCCTTGGATACAAGCAACTGTGGCAGGTTGAAGCAGCATTTCGTTCCCTGAAACAGACCATGGAATTGCGCCCAATGTACCACCGGAAGAATGAGCGAATTCGGGCACATGTGCTGCTGTGTTGGCTCTCGTTACTCTTGGTTCGGGTAGCAGAGAACCGGACCTGTCGTACATGGAGAGAGATTCGTTCTGTCATGAACGAGATGCACCTTATAACCTACAAAGCTGGTAGCGGAAGAGTCCGGCAGCGAACCGAAGTAACCCCGGAGCAGGCACAAATCCTGAAAGCGCTCGGTTACGAGCATCCACCGCTATTCGCAGAGATATCCACAGAAATGCTGTAGGCACCACACGAAGTTATCCACAATCCCGAAACCCTAGACGCACCAGCGGGTTTCGGGATTTCGTATATCTACAGCTGTCGAAGCCGAGCACTTGGTTCCATCTTTGTAGTCGACCGTGATGTCAAGACGTTTATTCTCTTTGCTGAATTCAACCGAAGTAACATGCCAGGGAGATTGAACGCCAATAGAGTGATTGAACAAGTCAAGAACGGGATCGGACATTTGGATAACCTCCTGTTACGTCAAGAGAGCGTGGAATACCGACCAACGGGAGGATATGCCGCGAAAGCTCTTGACGGATGCCCAACTTGGCATCCTACAAGTCATGTCAAGCCGACAACAAGGAGGCATTGACCCTAACTCTGGTTTGCCAATGGGTTTTTATACCTCCATGATTGACTTGTTCAACCCATCTCAACCAGCGAAGAGCCCAAGTTTTCATCCCTTGCTAGCGTTTGAATCGCAGATGGGGTGCTGCATCTATGACGAACTGCGTTCCGGCGACGCTCACACAGCAGAAGGGTTTGCAGCCTTCTATGAGGCGATGAAAAAGCAGTTGCCAACAGGTGTAAACATCCGTGCCATCCGCATGGATAAAGGGTTTACCGGTGAAAAGGTGTTTCAGACACTGGAACAAGACGGGCGAGACTACGTGATCAAACTGAAATGGACTAAGCGACTAGCAGAGCTGGCCCCCAACCTAGCGTGGCATTGTATCACCCAGAGTGATACAGAACACTGCGATGTTGCCTCCCTTATGTACCAGGCAACATCCTGGGAAAAACCTCGGCGAGTTGTCATTGTGCGTCGATTGGACATTGACCCGCAGGAGGTCCTATGTGCGGATTGGTTTTGGGAGTACGAGGCCATAGCCACAACGTTCGACTGGAACGGTGAGGACATATGGCATTTCTACAACCACCGTGGCAACGCTGAGAATCATATCAAAGAAGCCAAATATGGATTCGCCGTTGACCAATTCTCGAGTCAGAATTTCAATACCAACAAAGCGTTGGAAGCTCTGAAGCTGCTGGCATACAACCTGCGCTCCTGTTATATAAACAAGCAGCGTTGCAACCTGGAGTGCGTCAGTGGACAGTTGGACGGCTCCGGCGGAGACTATTCCTTCTACCCGGAATTTTGGTTCACCATGCACGTCAGTGGACAATTCGTCTGCCCGAGTTCGCACAGCGCCTGTCCACCCAAGTCCTTCAGGTGGCGACATAGTGATTTCCAAGCTGAACTGGCAAAAATGACGGTCCATTATGGGAGGGGGAAAGTGTGTCCAAAGGTTCAATCCAGGACCACTATGCTATCGTGATCGTTAACATATTTACCTATTAATTGAATTTCCAGCCCTGTCGGGCTGTTAAATGAAAAAACCGTCGAAATCCGGGATCATCTTATTTGCTGCAACTGTATATGGTTGGCGAAAGGATGTTTATACACTGTGGGTTGGATTTATGGGGCAAAATGTATGGTCTGCGGGGATGCTGTATTTGATAAATAGGGTTTGAGCCACTCTGATCCGATTAAAGTGAGCCAGGAAGCATGTCTGTCACTCCATTTATGGAATCGCTTGACATGGAGCCTCTTGGGGCATGATGTGCTGCGAAAGCCTGCCGCATTAAGGATTCCGCACGGCGTATCAGCCTATCATGCCCCACACTCCATGTAAAGCGATGCGATCCTCCTGGAAATTGAGTGGATCACTTGCAATCGATCAAAGTGGATCTTCTTCGATTATCAAAAACAGATGCTGATGAAACGTAGCGCAGTAGCAAATTTAATTATGGCCACGCTAGCTCTTATTGTTTTTACGGCTGTAGGGCGTGATCGATATAATTTTGTAGCTGTCTATATACCGCTGATGTTATATGGTATAATTTGGGTTTTGCTGCTAAATAAGCAACTAAAGCTTGATGAGAAAAATGAAAACGGCTCGCAAGAAGAAATGAAGCAAATCAGTCAGCGCATGAGGGAAGAAAGAGAGTATAGAGCACCGAGATTTAAAAAACCCCCGAGTCATCGTTAGCTAGAGACCTAAATAGTAACCTCAGTTACGCAATATAGATTTCTGGTCGGCATGGTTAAACGTTTTTATTTCGGGTAGAATGGAAACGATTGATGTTTTGTTTTGACGCATTGACCATGATGTCCGATGGCGACATGGGAAAGTGGCTTCTGCGTAAATTAAATGTGTGCTGTGGCACCATGGAGGAATTTTTGCATGCAACAAGGAACAGTTAAATGGTTCAACGCTGAAAAAGGCTTTGGGTTTATCGAAGTTGAAGGCGGAGAAGATGTATTCGTACATTTCAGCGCAATCCAAGGTGATGGTTTTAAGACACTTGATGAAGGCCAACGAGTAGAGTTCGACATTGTTGAAGGACCAAAAGGTCCACAAGCAGCGAATGTCGTTAAATACTAAATATAATAGGTGCCCATGCGGATGAGCTGCATGGGCTTTTCTATGTCTTACCTCATTTGTCAATAAGAACGGTAGCACTTTAACTTTAAATGAAAAAATAGAAATTTGTGCTGTACACACGTCGTTGAATCATTGGGGTTAACATGGCTAAAATTGATGCATACCTAGTACTCCTCAATAATGTTTTAACCCCATTGCCTCGTATCGTCAGCTCCGTCGATATGGGGCATTTTTAATTATAAAATTGAATCATGGTCACTGGTATTTGGGAGGTTCAGTTGTGGAGGAAGAACAAGATCACATCGGCGTCATAGAACATGAGGTTGCTATCCTGATCCGCCGTGCAATGGCATTTAGTGCGTTGTATAAGAAATTAGGCGCCGTTGATAGGCCGGCCTACTTACTTCTTCGGCAAATTAAAGAAGCAGGTGTCATTGGAATTAAGGAACTGGCGGACGAATTCCATTTGGACCGGTCCACAATCAGTCGACAGGCTGCCGCATTGGAATCAAGGGGATTGATACAACGTGTCCCTGACAGGATCGACGGTCGTCTTAGTTTATTCGTCATTACTGAACTGGGTTTACGGATGCTGAATGAAACAAAGCAAATCCGTCACAGACGGTACTCAAAATTACTGCAAGACTGGTCGGATGAAGACCTTGAGAAATTCGGCAAATTCCTTGGGCTCTTGAATAGAACATTTATTGATTAAAGCGGTTTGTACGTACCGAAAAATCGAAGATGATGACTACCCTATTTGGTGACTTCTGTAATGGGTGGTTTTATGTAGACGACACGTTTCATTGAATAATCGACCAAAGGCGTGAATAATTAGAGGGTACAGTTTGGACATCTCCCCGTATCGTTCAGTGAACACATGATACGGGGAGATTTTTGGTGGATAACTATTGATTTGGTCGTTCGGGGGAATCGGGCTATGGCTTCTGAAAAATATAGCGTCGGGGTCATTGAACACGAAGTTGCAATTTTGGCTGGTATGAGCGCGCTACACAAGAACTTAGGCGTCGTGGAACGTCCGGAATATGTATTGCTCCGACAAATCAATGAGTACGGTTTGGTTGGGATTAAAGAACTGGCTGATGAGTTTGGCTTGGACAGAGCGATCATTATGAAACATGTTGCCATATTGGAGTCCGAGGGATGCATCAAACGTGTACCTAGTGGTTCTGACGATAAAACCGGTCTGTTTCGTAGCACTCAATTAGGTCGCGATCGTCTCCATGAAACTAAGCAGATGCGCTTAAGTAAATACTCCTCTATGTTGAAACGTTGGACAAATGGGGATCTACAGAAGTTTGGTGAACTGCTCTCATTGCTGAATAGAACATTGAAGGACGAATAAGTTGCGGATATACGTGGATATATAAGATTTGGTCCGCTGAAATCCTAAGATACCCATTATAGTTTACACGAGACAGCCCTCAGCTCAGACTGAGGGCACTCGCCAGGATGCATGCCTCACAGAAACATCCCATCAACTCACCGTGATTCTTTAGGCTTAAAAGTGTGACAACAGGTGTCCGCAGAATTCGATGCCGAATCTTGGTGCTCCCCACCTAACATCCCAAACTCAACATTCGAATTCATATTGGCGTGCTTATCAATACTGACTAAAATTGATGATGCGACACAATTATTTCCTTTAGCCCAATACTCGCAGTTTGCCACGCTACACTTGACATCAACTTGCAACTGGGTTCACTCCTCGACACTATTGTACTATCCATCATCGGCATGATCAGATGACGATATACTCACTGTCATGATTCTGGAGTGTGTCATCACCCATCTGATTTTTGGATCCATTGAAAAGAATCATGGAAAGTATATGGTGAACTACTATCTTCGCGAGAGGGTAGTCACGAATTGAGGTCTCCTAAGAAGATCACACGAATCCCGCTTAGGCATGGAACGAAGCACACAGGAAATAGGCTTGTCAATGTAAGGGAATCGTCCGATAACACATTGATCCCTTGCAAATCATTCATGACAAACCCATGTTTAATTCTGCACTTTACGTCCAACCAAGGATATCGGACAGTGACGTCCCTATAGAACGACCCAGCCCTTCAACATGCATTAAATATAAGCACGCAGGTAGATTGTTAATGAAGTATGGCTGAAGGGAGGGAAGTCCCGGTGACTGAATTTGAACCCATCAACCGGCCGCTAGGTGTTCAGCTTGTCCGATTTCAGTGACTGGTGACGCATTGATGGCTGCATCTTGATTGCAAACTCCG
This is a stretch of genomic DNA from Alicyclobacillus dauci. It encodes these proteins:
- a CDS encoding MarR family winged helix-turn-helix transcriptional regulator is translated as MASEKYSVGVIEHEVAILAGMSALHKNLGVVERPEYVLLRQINEYGLVGIKELADEFGLDRAIIMKHVAILESEGCIKRVPSGSDDKTGLFRSTQLGRDRLHETKQMRLSKYSSMLKRWTNGDLQKFGELLSLLNRTLKDE
- a CDS encoding DUF1540 domain-containing protein, encoding MANCEYWAKGNNCVASSILVSIDKHANMNSNVEFGMLGGEHQDSASNSADTCCHTFKPKESR
- a CDS encoding transposase codes for the protein MPRKLLTDAQLGILQVMSSRQQGGIDPNSGLPMGFYTSMIDLFNPSQPAKSPSFHPLLAFESQMGCCIYDELRSGDAHTAEGFAAFYEAMKKQLPTGVNIRAIRMDKGFTGEKVFQTLEQDGRDYVIKLKWTKRLAELAPNLAWHCITQSDTEHCDVASLMYQATSWEKPRRVVIVRRLDIDPQEVLCADWFWEYEAIATTFDWNGEDIWHFYNHRGNAENHIKEAKYGFAVDQFSSQNFNTNKALEALKLLAYNLRSCYINKQRCNLECVSGQLDGSGGDYSFYPEFWFTMHVSGQFVCPSSHSACPPKSFRWRHSDFQAELAKMTVHYGRGKVCPKVQSRTTMLS
- a CDS encoding MarR family winged helix-turn-helix transcriptional regulator yields the protein MEEEQDHIGVIEHEVAILIRRAMAFSALYKKLGAVDRPAYLLLRQIKEAGVIGIKELADEFHLDRSTISRQAAALESRGLIQRVPDRIDGRLSLFVITELGLRMLNETKQIRHRRYSKLLQDWSDEDLEKFGKFLGLLNRTFID
- a CDS encoding cold-shock protein, with the protein product MQQGTVKWFNAEKGFGFIEVEGGEDVFVHFSAIQGDGFKTLDEGQRVEFDIVEGPKGPQAANVVKY